One Solibacillus sp. R5-41 DNA segment encodes these proteins:
- the argB gene encoding acetylglutamate kinase, whose translation MTTFKSTHHTVRKMVIKLGGSTLEGLNEAFFRNFKALQHQGIQLIITHGGGPAINRELAAAGIESYTVNGLRVTNEDMIGIVQSTLIGKVNPALVHELTAAGIAAVGLNGFDGNLLESHFLDEATYGYVGEVKYVHTRILNALSAAGIVPVIACIGTTREGQALNINGDTVASEIALAVGADRLLLVTDVAGIRINDEYQREVTPTLIKQWIEEGHINGGMIPKVQGAINCLSAGIPSVQIVNETLTGTTILSEELVQ comes from the coding sequence ATCAACGCATCATACCGTTCGTAAAATGGTCATCAAGCTTGGTGGTAGTACTTTAGAAGGTCTAAACGAGGCCTTCTTTCGTAATTTTAAAGCATTACAGCATCAGGGAATTCAATTAATTATTACACATGGTGGAGGACCTGCGATTAATCGTGAGCTTGCGGCAGCGGGGATTGAATCGTATACAGTTAATGGTTTACGTGTAACGAATGAGGACATGATTGGCATTGTCCAATCGACGTTAATTGGAAAAGTAAATCCGGCACTTGTGCATGAGCTAACAGCGGCAGGAATTGCTGCAGTTGGATTAAATGGTTTTGATGGAAATTTACTAGAGAGTCATTTTCTTGATGAAGCCACATATGGTTATGTAGGTGAAGTTAAATACGTTCATACACGAATATTGAATGCATTATCAGCAGCAGGCATTGTCCCGGTTATTGCTTGTATTGGTACGACGAGAGAAGGGCAAGCATTGAATATTAATGGTGATACGGTTGCAAGTGAGATTGCACTTGCTGTAGGCGCAGATCGCTTATTACTCGTAACCGATGTTGCAGGAATCCGTATTAATGACGAGTATCAAAGGGAAGTTACGCCAACACTCATCAAGCAATGGATTGAGGAAGGTCATATTAATGGTGGGATGATCCCGAAAGTACAAGGGGCGATTAATTGCTTATCAGCGGGAATTCCATCGGTACAAATTGTGAATGAAACATTAACAGGTACAACTATTTTAAGTGAGGAGCTAGTCCAATGA